CCGCGGCCAGGGCCACGGCCCGGACACCGTAGACGGCAGTCAGGTAGCGCACGTCGGGCTGACCGGCGGGAAGGCCGTAGAGACGGGCACCCGTCCGTGGCGCGACCCAAGCGGGGACACCGAGGAGGAGTCGGCCGAGCGCGAGCGCGGTCGGGGCGTCGACGCGGCTCGGCCGGTCGGTCAGGACCCGACGGTGCAGCAACGGGCCGACGCCACTGGTCCACCACGGCAGCCAGGCCGTTGGGGTGCGCGCGGCCAGCCGCAGCAGCGGGACCGGGTCGAAGTGGGAACGCCGGGCCGTGAGCAGCCCGTCCTCGACGGTGCACCGGTCGACGAGGGAGAGGACGAGCTCACGGCCCCCCGACCCGCCGATCGTGCCCCGCAGCGTCAGGTGGATGTCCACGACGAAGCTGCGCTCGTCGACATCGACCCCAGCACGAGGTTCGAGGACGCCCCAGGCCGTCACCTCTCCCCGCAGGTCCGGCACCAGTCGCAGCAGGCGACCGTACTCCTCGGCGAGTGCACGGCGCCCGCTACGGGTCGGCAGCAGCGGTTGCTCGAGGCGGACGTCGTCGGCCACGATCTCGTCCCACGCGTGCGGGTGGGGACTCCGCCACCCTGCTGCGAAGCGCTCCACGAAGCGCTCGGCTGCCGAGCTCATCACAACCTCCGTCGTCGTCTGCGGTGTGCCGGGCACGCTAGTTCAGGTCGCCGCCACGACGTCGACGGGTGTGGAGCCCGTGCTCCCTCCGCGCAGCCCGACCTCACGTCCCGTCGCGGCGGATGACCTCGGAGCCGCGGGACCATGCGGCCAGGGGCTCGGCGGACCCGATCTCGTCCTCGTGTAGGTCGAACGGGTCGCGGTCCAGGATCAGGATGTCGGCCGAGGCACCGACCCGCAGGTTCCCCGAGTCCTCCTGGTGGTTGGCGTGCGCGGCGCCGCTCGTGTAGGCCTGCAGCGCCTGGGTGAGGGTGAGGCCCTGCTCGTCCCGCATGGGGGGCTCCTCCTCGCTCTCGTCGGTGCTCCGCGAGGAGCGGTTCACCAGCACGTGGATGCCCTCCATCGGGTCGGGCGGGTTGATCGGCCAGTCCGAACCGCCCGCCACCAGGGCGCCGCTGCCGACGATGTCGGCGAACGGGTACTGCCACCCGAGGCGCTCCTCGTCGAGGTACGGCTCGACCATCTGCACGGCGGGAGTCTGCGACCTCGCCCACATCCCCTCGACGTTGGCGATCGCGCCGAGCAGCCGGAAACGGTTGCGGTCCGGGGGTGCCACCAGCTGGAGGTGTGCCAGCTGGTGGCGCTGGTTGCTCCACCCGTTGCGGCGCCGGGCCGTGCCGATGGCGTCCAGCGCCGTCCGCACCGCCCGGTCCCCGAGGGCGTGGAAGTGGGCCTGGAAGTCGGCCGCGTCCAGCGCGACCACCGCCTCCTCCAGCTGCTCGGGCTCGAGGAAGGTGAGACCACGCTCCCCGCCGTGGCAGGGGCACCGGGCACCGCCCAGGTAGGGCTCGTCGACGGCCATGGTGAAGATCTCCGAGACACCGTCGACCATCAGCTTGGCGGAGCCTGCGTCCAGCCCGGCCTCGGCGAGCCGGTCCCGCTCGGCCACCAGGTCCTCGATCTGCTCCACCCCGCGGTGCCGGTCCCACCACAGCGCGAGCCGGACCCGGGCGGAGAGCTCCCCGGCCTCGACGAGGTCCAGGTAGGCCTGCGTCGGGTCGTCGATACCGGCGTACCCGCCGACCAGGGCGTCCTGCCAGCCGACGATGCCCCAGGAGTGGAGGTGTGCCTGGGCCTCGCGCAACGCGTCGCGCTTCTCCTCACGCGTGGTGTCGACGTGGCGGTGCACCAGCAGCGCCGCCGCCTCGCGGAGGGTGCCGGTCGGGTTCCCGTCCCGGTCGCGCTCGATCCAGCCGTCCGGCGGGTCCGGGGTGTCGCGGTCGATCCCGGCGACCTCGAGGGCCCGGGTGTTGACCCACGCGTTGTGGTGGTCGTTGCTCGGCAGGAACGCCGGGCGGTGCGTCA
The genomic region above belongs to Nocardioides coralli and contains:
- a CDS encoding nuclear transport factor 2 family protein, yielding MSSAAERFVERFAAGWRSPHPHAWDEIVADDVRLEQPLLPTRSGRRALAEEYGRLLRLVPDLRGEVTAWGVLEPRAGVDVDERSFVVDIHLTLRGTIGGSGGRELVLSLVDRCTVEDGLLTARRSHFDPVPLLRLAARTPTAWLPWWTSGVGPLLHRRVLTDRPSRVDAPTALALGRLLLGVPAWVAPRTGARLYGLPAGQPDVRYLTAVYGVRAVALAAGFLGAEPEERRTWQRLGLMVDIGDTISGLRTDLPRRTRLVSLAITGGYAVIGARSLRARGKVPRG
- a CDS encoding amidohydrolase, which produces MTDLIFANGRLFDGLAYHHEHAVGVRGRMIHAVGPLDRVREQMAAPDRRVEEVDVAGGLVLPAFHDAHVHPLIGGLELRSTLLTDCESAEECLDAIATAVGEQDGEGWFRAGGWSLDHFDQWTGPTAEALDRVVTHRPAFLPSNDHHNAWVNTRALEVAGIDRDTPDPPDGWIERDRDGNPTGTLREAAALLVHRHVDTTREEKRDALREAQAHLHSWGIVGWQDALVGGYAGIDDPTQAYLDLVEAGELSARVRLALWWDRHRGVEQIEDLVAERDRLAEAGLDAGSAKLMVDGVSEIFTMAVDEPYLGGARCPCHGGERGLTFLEPEQLEEAVVALDAADFQAHFHALGDRAVRTALDAIGTARRRNGWSNQRHQLAHLQLVAPPDRNRFRLLGAIANVEGMWARSQTPAVQMVEPYLDEERLGWQYPFADIVGSGALVAGGSDWPINPPDPMEGIHVLVNRSSRSTDESEEEPPMRDEQGLTLTQALQAYTSGAAHANHQEDSGNLRVGASADILILDRDPFDLHEDEIGSAEPLAAWSRGSEVIRRDGT